The following proteins come from a genomic window of Populus alba chromosome 12, ASM523922v2, whole genome shotgun sequence:
- the LOC140956206 gene encoding peptidyl-prolyl cis-trans isomerase FKBP20-2, chloroplastic-like translates to MISSQPFSLMRKPFFSTTCRSFGTFYGHENHNSIRSFMVVKPWRSNSMLHSKEIPKCGHRLSFFISYSIRGLDGGRDFPTFEREGPGAKVEVRVSSRYKWIEPARLICFRQLEAGKGDTCVKDGQKVKIYYRCYDIHTHKVRHETNEEHDPEIIGPGENKIREGLYDGIVGMRVGQIRRIVLPPSSDLTGEHNKMMMMMKKHFEEHGIYDVKLVAIIG, encoded by the exons ATGATTTCCTCTCAGCCTTTCTCTCTCATGCGCAAGCCATTCTTTTCCA CCACATGCCGCTCGTTCGGGACTTTCTATGGACATGAGAACCATAACAGTATTCGCAGCTTCATGGTTGTCAA ACCATGGCGCAGCAATTCTATGCTACACAGTAAGGAGATTCCGAAGTGCGGTCATCGCCTCTCATTTTTCATCTCATATTCAATAAGAGGATTAGATGGAGGTCGCGATTTCCCTACGTTTGAACGGGAGG GACCTGGTGCTAAGGTTGAGGTAAGGGTATCGTCACGCTACAAATGGATTGAGCCAGCAAGGCTTATTTGCTTCCGACAGTTGGAAGCCGGCAAGGGTGACACTTGCGTAAAGGACGGTCAGAAG GTAAAAATTTACTACAGGTGCTATGATATTCACACTCATAAAGTGCGTCACGAAACTAACGAGGAACATGATCCTGAAATAATAGGTCCAGGCGAGAACAAAATACGTGAAG GCTTGTATGATGGGATTGTGGGCATGCGAGTTGGGCAAATAAGAAGAATCGTCCTTCCACCGTCTTCG GATTTAACTGGAGAACACaataagatgatgatgatgatgaagaaacatTTCGAAGAACATGGAATTTATGATGTGAAATTGGTCGCAATCATCGGATGA
- the LOC118035293 gene encoding UPF0481 protein At3g47200-like — MSSSSTSIDIEHICKELLKEVPDSITTLREQMCIYHVPVHIRQVNEDAYTPQVICIGPIHQKNENQVMKDLKRRYFKQFLNRLPNVKGEQFQKELLSTIKDCEVEIRNCYEDDSFELCKDPKEFLKMIQWDVVFILELFLKTREFTEDDEDMSQNRYKYDCIIGKPWMRAAVQRDLILLENQLPFWILDESYKIATKYIKPDCSSFLKLTSDYFEYYNKKKINPTNILHFTCLVRLFLSSKHPTTIFNTRISDCKTATRLEEAGVKFKPLKDECLLNIRAWSDVPEREGMIKKGELHVPTLEIDDHTESVLRNLMALEKCHFPKEAYICQYVRFLDLLVDTTEDADLLIKSEVISHSLGKSADVAKLINELCKGIVEVSSCYNSIAKKLDDYSKSWCNKSMAFLRRQYFSNVWIGTGTVVGLFVLFITLQSFVRSFL; from the coding sequence ATGAGTTCATCAAGCACTTCCATTGATATTGAACATATTTGCAAAGAGCTTTTGAAAGAGGTTCCAGATAGCATAACTACCTTGCGGGAACAGATGTGTATCTACCATGTTCCGGTACACATTCGTCAAGTAAATGAAGATGCCTATACCCCTCAGGTAATTTGTATAGGCCCCATTcaccaaaaaaatgaaaatcaagttATGAAAGACCTGAAGCGAAGATATTTCAAACAATTCCTTAACAGACTGCCTAATGTAAAAGGGGAACAGTTTCAGAAGGAACTTCTGAGCACCATTAAAGATTGTGAAGTTGAAATCCGCAATTGTTATGAAGATGATTCATTTGAACTTTGCAAGGATCCAAAAGAGTTTTTGAAGATGATTCAATGGGATGTTGTATTCATCTTAGAGCTCTTCTTGAAGACTAGAGAATTTACGGAAGATGACGAAGACATGTCTCAAAACAGATACAAGTATGATTGTATAATAGGTAAACCCTGGATGAGAGCTGCTGTGCAACGGGACCTGATATTGCTCGAAAACCAGCTGCCGTTCTGGATTCTTGATGAATCATATAAAATTGCCACCAAATACATTAAACCCGATTGCTCTAGTTTCCTGAAACTTACCTCCGACTACTTTGAGTattacaacaagaaaaaaatcaatcccaCCAACATATTACATTTCACTTGTTTGGTAAGATTGTTTTTGTCCTCCAAACACCCAACGACCATTTTTAATACGCGAATTAGCGATTGTAAAACAGCAACTAGGCTGGAAGAAGCAGGGGTGAAGTTCAAACCATTGAAAGATGAATGCTTACTTAACATAAGAGCATGGAGTGATGTCCCGGAAAGGGAAGGTATGATCAAGAAAGGTGAGTTACATGTTCCAACCCTTGAGATAGACGATCATACTGAAAGTGTCTTACGAAACCTTATGGCGCTGGAGAAATGTCATTTTCCCAAGGAGGCGTACATCTGCCAGTATGTTAGATTCTTGGATTTGCTTGTGGATACTACCGAAGATGCAGACTTGCTCATTAAAAGTGAAGTTATTAGTCATAGCCTTGGAAAAAGCGCTGATGTGGCTAAGCTGATTAACGAACTTTGCAAGGGAATCGTAGAAGTTTCTTCATGTTATAACAGTATCGCTAAAAAGTTAGACGATTACTCTAAAAGCTGGTGTAACAAGAGTATGGCCTTCCTCAGAAGACAGTATTTCAGTAATGTTTGGATAGGCACCGGAACTGTTGTTGGATTGTTCGTGCTGTTCATCACTTTGCAAAGCTTTGTTCGATCTTTTCTTTAG